The genomic stretch GATGTTTCGAATAGCAGATCCTGTATTGGAATCTTTATCGAACCGGAAGTTAAAGGAACTCATGCCTGTGGATTCTCCCTTAGTGGGTAGGGAAACCTATGCTCATCTTGAAGCACTTGGCAGATTGCTTGCGGGAATAGCTCCATGGTTAGAACGTAAGCAGGATGGAGAAGAAGAAGTTTTAAGAGATAAGTATGCAGTGATGGCTAGACAAGCCATTGACGCTGGAACGGATCCGAATTCACCAGATTTTATGAACTTTACAGAAGGCGGTCAGCCGCTGGTAGATGCAGCTTTTTTATCTCATGCGATTGTGAGAGCTCCTCAGGAACTTTACGGACAGCTTGAACCGAGAGTAAAGCAGCAGCTTATTGAGTGCTTAAAGAAGACACGTCGTATCAAAGCCGTCCCCTCGAATTGGCTGTTATTCTCTGCTATGGTTGAGGCAGCCTTGTATATGATGGGAGAAGAGGATTTTGATGTGATGAGAGTCGATTACGCTCTCAAACAGCATGAGCATTGGTATCTAGGGGATGGAACCTACGGAGATGGCCCTCATTTTCATTGGGACTACTATAACAGTTTTGTCATTCAGCCTATGCTTATTGATATCCACCTTACATTCAAAGGGATGTATCCTGATTGGGACTCGGCTTACGAATTCGTATTGTCCCGAGCACGAAGATATGGTGCAGTGCTTGAACGTATGATTTCACCAGAAGGAACATTTCCTCCAGTAGGTCGTTCGCTTGCATATCGTTTTGGCGCTTTTCAGTTATTATCTCAGCTTGCACTGATGGAAACGCTTCCTGAGGAGTTAGATGGTGGAAGTGTACGCTGCGCGCTTACCGCAGTATTGCAGAGAACGCTTGCTGGGGAAGATACATTCGATGAGAACGGATGGCTTCGGATTGGATTTTGTGGCAATCAACCAGATCTAGCAGAAGGTTATATTTCTACAGGAAGTTTATATTTGTGCAGTACCTTATTTCTGCCGCTGGGACTATCAAGTGATCATCCATTTTGGTCGATGCGAGACGCACCGTGGACACAGAAAAGAGCATGGAGCGGGCAGTCCTTTCCGCTGGATCAATCGGTATTCTAACGAATAGTTGGAGGAGTGGTAAAGAAGATGAGTAAGATGCAAATTGCAGAAAAGCTGTGGAATATCTTCCTGTTTGCTTTACTTTTTATCCTTTTTTTTATAGCAGGTAAATATATAATCTTCTCTTATGTTCAGTTGGATTCATTGTTATACCAGAATTTCATTGAAATCGTTTATGTTGTAGTTGCAGTCATGTTATCTCGATTGTTGTCTGTGACTGCATTATCATTTGAGCGAATGAATTCTAGTCATCATTGAGCCCTCTAGAAAGCTGAAAGCGTCACTGAAAAAGGTGCTGCGTACCTAATATAATAATGATTACCCCCATGATTATACTGATGATCCCAGCGAACTTAACATAGGAAAGCCACATATCACTGGGCTCTTTATCGTAACCTATTCTTTTGAATAACCAAGAATCAGGACGCTTGATAGCGAGAATCCCAAGTGCTATTACACAAACACCCATGAGAAAATAAAAATTAAACATCTGATCAGCTCCTTTTAAGTAATGACGCTATAGCATGAAATTAAGTTATATTCTATTTTATTTGTTAATTTGAATTTCAATAAAAATACTTGCGACGATGCGTACTTAAGTGTATAATAAGTAAGTCGGAAAGTTACTGGAGACACAAACTTTGAATTCATATCAACTACATAATTAAGGGGCCTTAGCTCAGCTGGGAGAGCGCATCGCTGGCAGCGATGAGGTCAGGGGTTCGATCCCCCTAGGCTCCATACACGAAAACCCTTGTTATATAAGGGTTTTTTCTTTTTATTAAGGCTTGGAAGGAATATTGGGGACAAAAAACGAGTGGGTTGAAATATTGCGGATATTTATGGATTTATGGGGACATTTTCTTGTATCGGGTTATTTTCATGTAAGAATGAACTAATTTTGTCGCTGATCAAGCTGCAAGTTAGGAAGTACAAAGCGGTACAGATCAAGAGTGATAAACAATACTCTTACGGCTAAATCTCAGAAATTATAACAGAAGATGATCTATAAAGAAGCACGCCTCAATAGGAGAGCGTGTTTTTTTGTTTTTTGTGATCAGGGAACACTTTTGTTTGGAGGGAAGGGGGAAGGAAAGGTGGACTGGAGCGTTTTTATAATCCTAAATCCTAATCTCAGCGTTAGTGTGATTAGTGATATTTGGCTGGGATGGACAGGTAACAAAAGCCTTTCGAACAGAAGCAGTGCTGGAAGCGAAAGCGAAAGTAAATATATCGTGGATGTGTCTTATACAAGCGAGGGATGGATGACAGTAGGCTTTACCCTAAAACTAACACCGAAAGTGCCGAACAAGACTATTGTATATCGAGTGACTTGATTTGCGGTAGTACGAACCATATGGATGCTTGGTTGGAGTCCTAGGTCACTCACACATGGTGTTTCTGTGGTGCATTTGCTGCCTATATGGTCATCCATTTGTAAAGAAACCAAACAGGGAGCTCACCAAAGGAATTAACTTACGAAAGAGGGGAGGGGATTCTTATTGTCAACGCTAACTGAGGTCCAAGCAAAGTCTGCTCCTATCATCAGTCAGATACAAAATGAAGCTGTCCGTCTTGCCACGTTGAAACTTATCGAGCGATGTTATAAACGAGGAGTCGAGATCAGAATAACCCAAGGATTTAGAACGACAGAAGAACAAAATGCACTTTATGCCCAAGGGAGAACTACTCCCGGCCCTATCGTAACGAATGCACGCGGTGGACAGTCTTATCACAACTATAGCTTGGCGATTGATTTTGTCCTGATCAAGGGCGGATACAATATGCAATATGATGGAGATAGTGACGGAATAGCTGATTGGGTAGAAGTGGTTACAGAAGCAAAAGCACTTGGTTTTGCATGGGGTGGAGATTGGAAATCTTTCAAAGACGATCCACACTTTGAGATGAGCTTTGGTTTATCATTAGCTGATCTTAGATCCGGAAAGCGACCGAGCAGCACACAGATTTCAAAGGCCATATCCCAAATAAATGCTTTAGATGATAAGGAGGAGGAGCGTATGTCTGAACAACTGGAAAAGAAATTGGATGAGTTCAAAAAAGCTGCAGAGGCACAATTCACAGCATTGGATGAAAAGTTCAAGTTGCTCGAAAAGAGACACGCTGTGCCCGCTTGGGCAGATAAACTTTTATCTGATATGAAGCAAAAGAACTTAATTACTTCTACTAATGATAAGGGGTATGATTTTTCTACCATTGCTCAGATGATGAAGAATGCGGGGATGCTTGAAAAAACATTTCTTGATCACGTTGCCCAGATCAACAAAGGGGAACACAAAAACGAATCAAAGTAAGAGGAAATGGTATTTAAGCCCGGGGTATTGGTATCCTCGGGCTTTTTAGAGATTTTTGAAAAAAAGGGTGTGGATTTTAATGTTGGATTAGGCAACTTAATGACTTAATCTTAATCTTTCATATAAAAGCCGATTCAATTAAATTAGGGAGTTATGATGATTCTAAAGTAAACGATGCCAGACTGGCATTTCCCATTCCCTTGTATTGGAAATACAAGGCATGATCTCCGTCAGGAATGGTGATTTCGGCTGTATACGTCGTCCATATATTTGTGAAATCGATAGGAATAGATCCGAGTGAAGGACCGTTCCAATCCGTCTTTACTTCAAAACTTCCGCGGGCATAACCGCGAGTCTTGATTTTGACACGTTTTATTCCCTCGCAATGGAAGTACTTGAATCCGGCAACAGCAGAATCCTGCATGTTGGCGATATAACCGACTTCTTCATCTCCGTCCTTACCGTCTTGAGTGATCTTTGGGAAACGGCCGTCCATCCAAGCACCAAAAGAGCCAGTATACAGTTCATCGATGTTTGTGAACAGATTGCAGGCCAAGTACGCCGGATATTCACCTTGGCCGATAAGTGGACCGCCGTTCGGGCCGCTTGTTGTGATCTCGACTTGCGGTATAGTACCGTCTTCAAGGAAGGAAATCGGTTCGAAACAGCCTTGGCGGCTAAAACTTGTCCCATTCGTGTGCCGGTGGTAGAATATGTACCATTGTTCATTTACTTCTACCATACCGCCATGATTGTTGCCTCCATAATACATAGGCTTATCTGCTGGCTTGTAGGTGTCCATATGCAGGTCATTGTTGCTAACGATAACGCCGCGATACATAAAATCTTTGGTCGGATGGTGACTAGTCGCATAGCACAATTCATGCATGACAACCGAGGAATAAACTACATAGTACATATCGCCTCGCTTCCTGATGGAAGGTGCTTCAAAAAATTCATGCCCTTCAAAGCCAGTACCTTTGCTAAAGGGCTCACTTGGCACAATGATGACGGGTTCTTCCTTAATCGTTAGCATATCCGGTCCGATCACGGTGGCCATTGCACCTTTGCGCGTCCGATCGCCTACTGCGCAAAACCCGGTATATAGATAAACTTGATCTCCTTCCCATAAGACAGCTGGGTCAAATTGCGGCTGGTCACCCTCACGTTCGCCTAAACGTGTCCCATCTTCGTATTGTACGTATCCGTAGAACTCGTATTTGCCTGCAGGTGTATCGCAGACTGCGACGGAGACGACAGACACTTTATCTAGGACATAGTATAAATAATATCGTCCGTCTGGACCAAGGGTGACATCAGGTGCGTAGAGACACATATGTCCGTCTTGATTTAGCGGATCGTCCGTTTTTTCGTATATGACACCTTCATACCTCCAATCCGTCAAATGATCAGCGGGTGCAGACCAACAAACATAATCGTTTAGACAGAAGGCGTGCCCGTTAAAGCGGTCATGCGAACCGTATACATAGACTCTATCCTGAAATAAATGAGGTTCTCCATCAGGGACATATTCCCATGAAGGTAAATAAGGATTTACCCCTTGCTTTATCATAAGTGTTCCGCTCCTCTAGACATGCTAATATTTGAAGTTGAATTTAAAGATAAGGGTATGATTGACCAGGGTATGATCGGCGAATCAATCTAATCTATGTAACTATTCTTGATTATTTGTTACAGCTCAGGATAATGAATCCTGAGCTGTTATTAGAATCGTGGATGAAATCGTAGGAAATCGACAACGATTGTCTAATTACTAAATAGGTCTGGCAAAATATTATAAATATATTGGTTCTGCCAGTTCCAAGCATGTGTGCCGCTATCGGCTGCCATGAAGTAAAAATTCCCTTTCTTTGTATCCGATGAATAGATGAAGACATCCGTTAATTTTTTCATCGCATCAATTTGAGGCTTTAAGTTCGGATATGCGATATCAAGCTTACCGGTGGCACTGAAGATGTAGTAGTCCTGCAGCTTATATCCGGATTTTTTTGCCACATTGGCAAGGTACTCTGCAGTTTTCTCCGGTTGAAGACCGCCTCCGCGCTGTTCAATGACCCAGCTGTCACCACTTAACGGTATATAATATTTGAAATAGTCTAGGGCATGGATGAAGGTATACCATGTCGTGACGGACCCCATAGAGAAACCGCCGAACGCTCGGTGCTCCCGAGAATTTTTCAAATCTTCTAAACTCCCTGATTTGGCATAGGTGTTGTACTTTTTCTCCACTAAAGGAACAATGGTGTCGATTAGCTCCTCATGGAATAGCGCAACATCATTCTTACCGCCATTAAAGGTAGGCGTCACCACGATAAGAGGTTCAATATCTCCTAAGGCAATCATATTATCTAAAATTTTCTTCAATTCTTTGCTCTGCCCAGGACCGCCGAAGAGGAGATCTTCGTTCTCTCCGCCGCCATGCATCATGTAGAGAACATTGTATTTCTTATCTGTAGCGGAAGCATCATAACCATAAGGAAGATAAACGTTTAATTTTTTATCGTCCATACCGTCCTTTACATTCGGTGTTTTGTAGTGGATGCTTTCAATTTTTCCTGACTTGGTGTTTTCGGCTCGATAAGCATTTGGAAGCGGCTTGAAGTATTTTTCATTCGCGGCTTCTTCCGTCATCTCAAGCTTGCTGATTGCACTTGTAATTGCAGCATACTGACTGTCAATTTGTTCTTGGGTAATCTTTTGACCAATGAGAACGCTTTCAGTCACTACGTTAGTAAGAGCATCGGTTACCAAATTCGCATTCTTATAAAGCTTGAAATCAAGCTGTAGTGCATTTTTAACTAAGCTAAACAGATCATATGGATTTAATCCGCTGACATCTTTTTTTGCCTTTCCAGTAAGGAGAATTTCCCCGAATTTCGATGGATCATTCCAGGCAGTTTCTGTTGCGTCAAACAAATTTAAGGAACCTATACGCTCCGTTCCTACCGCATCGTTAATTTGTAATTCAATGCCAAGCACTTTTCCGTTTTCTGGTTTTGTCTTCAGCGCAATTCTTGTTTCAATTACATAACCGTCCTTCACTTTTTTCGCTGCTGTATAGTACAGGTTTGGATCTCCGTTATCCACGGATAATGCATTCTCATAATTGACGCGGATATGCAAATCTTCTGCGCCATAGTCTGTCGTTTTGTCATTGTTCTCGTCCAGAAATACTTCCACCGAATCTTGCATGTGAGGGGTTCCAGATTGAACAGACAGATTCTTATCTTTGACTTCTGCTAGAATGTATAACGCGCGGTCATCCCATAATGCTTTAAATGTAGCGGAAGTATCTATGTTAGCGGATACATGTTTAGGTGATACAGAATGTGCTTTATTCCAGATCGGATCAATTTTTCCGTCAATGACGGGGGAACCGAATTGAGCCACCATTCTTCCTTTAGAATCCAAACCATTCGTACCCACAGATATTTTGCCAGGATCTGTTTTCACGGGAGCCTCCTTATTTACGGATTTTGTTACGAGAACGTCATTTTGTGTAAATGCAGGTTCTGCCTTAACTGCAGCTGCAGAGATATCAGGTAATGAGCCGAGTGATAACATAAATACCAAGGATCCAACAGTCAACATTTTCGTAATGGGATGAAGCAGTAGCCCTATACCATTCTTCAAAAGTTCTCCTCCTTTTCAATGTAATCATTAGACTGGCTTCTGACTTTTTATCTTTCCTATAGTACTCACATCCTTTTGCTTTATATTTAATGTTCGTTTCTGAGAGAATTTAACGTTAATTATAGAAAATGTCAATATCATCTTAGCATGATGTTTGTTATATGTGGAGTGAGAAAAGTTGTAATAAAACTAAAATAAGTTCGATTTAATTCCTCCTAAAATAGAATACAAATTGTATAAAAATAAGAAATAAAACAGTAAATAAAAAAATGTCGAAAAAGAGAAAAAAATGTCTTTTTTTATGAAGAAAATACCATTACAATAAGATGGCAATGTGACAATGATCATTATTTAGTAGGACAGCAATTTTGGATTACATAAGAGCGGCCATGTCACAATTTTATATTATGGAGGAAGAGCCGCAGATGGGTGTTATGGAAATTACCGGACAGTCTTTGTATTCCGGTGTGCAGCGAGGCAAAAAAGAAGAATGGATTTATTTAACGGCTGCAGATTTAATTTTGAACCAGGATTATTTTTCCGATGTAACAGCTCACTACTTAATTCAGGCGGATACGATTCATTTTGCCGGATCATTGACTTTACCCGGGCGTAATCTAACCTTGAATGCTAGAGTGATCTCTTCGGATGGAGAGGTTTCGATCAGTACATCAGGAACCCCTGTCCCTATAGAGAAGGACTTTGTTAGGCAGCCTAAGGCTAATTCAGGAGATATGGCTGTCAGAAGCGGAGACAACGGTGGCAATGGCGATGATGGTTTTGCTGGAGGAGACGGGATGTCCGGCGGTCATATCGTACTTGTAGCAGAACGTTTCGACTTGCAAGGTCAATTAAAGCTTTCGGCAAGTGGCAGCAACGGGGGACGTGGACAAGACGGAGGAGACGGTATGAACGGCCGTGATGGAGAGAATGGAAGAGACGCGGAAACCCATTGGTTTTCATCAGATGACTCCTCGGAACCCGGTAAAGATGGAGGTAATGGAGGCAAAGCCGGTAATGCTGGGCGCTCAGGAAATGGAGGAAATGCTGGGCATATTTTTGTCGGGTATGTATCTGATTGTGCAGAACAAAAAATCACAATGGAAAGTCAACCCGGAGTTGCCGGAGCTCCTACCCATCCAGGAAAATTTGGTACCGGAGCTAGGGGCGGAATAGGAGGTCGTAAATTTAAAGTTGTCACCGGAAGAACAACCGCGGTCAAAATAGTAAGCCAAGAGAGGGAGCCAAGCGGTTCAAACGGCAAAGATGGGGATCCGGGAATTTACGCCGCTAATCCTGTTGACGGTCAGCCCGCTAACACTGGAGTTTTTCAATTACAGTATGGACAATTTTATGGAGTAAAAGTAGACAAAACAGAGATTTACACGGATTTTTCGACGCTCGATTTAGAGTCGGCCTTAAGTGCTTCGCTCGAACGACAGATGTTAACCCTCAATAAAGCAGGACTCGCTTATCTTACAGGCAGTGAGGAAAAACTCGAAGAGGCAGCTATTCTTCTAAATTGGTTGCTTGAAACAACGCCTGATGAGACTTGGTTCGATTCGATTCGAGCTTTAGACTCCTATTCCTCTTTGCAAAAGAGTATGTTGGATACTTCTATTCAGTGGTTCTCTCTACGTAATAAGGCAATTATTTTGCTATCACAGTTGGGACAAGGGCTAGACTACTTTGGACATCCTTGGAACTGGGTACCACTCATGCCGCTGGACAAATATCAGGATCTAGGCAGTAACCTTATTAATGCTGCTCAGCAAGCTGAAACTCTATATCTTGATTATCTAAAGGCCGAAAATGATCAAAGAGGCCGAGTGAAGATACTAAGGGATGCTATGAGTGTTGCGGAGAAACGGATTAATGACTTGGAAGATCAAAGGCAAAAATCGATTGTTGATGGAGAACGATTCGTATCTGAAGCGAGCGAGCTATATGAAAGCATATCATCCAATGAAAAGAATCTACAGAACGTAGCAGAAGAATTTGTAGAAGAGTTAAGATCGAAGCTTGCGATGGATTCCCTTAAGGCTACCTTTGATCTGGTCGTTAACGGAGTTGCGCTGGTAACCAACGTTACACCTGCTCTAACTGCACTAAAAACAGGCGGGGCCATCGCTTCAGCTGTGAGCAACTATTGGAATACCGGAAAAACGATTGTGATTGATGATACTTTCAAAAGCGATAAGACCATAGCAAAAGAGAAAAAAGAAAAAGAAGAGGAACTTTCTAAATCACTGAAGAATGTAAGCACTGTTTTCTCTTCCGGTCTCGGTGTATTAAAGAGTGGTGCCGAACTGGTTGATCTGCTAGGGCAGATCGAAGAGGCGCGTGATTCCTTTGGTTATAGATCATCGATGCTTACAATGTCGCGTGAGCAGTTTGACGATATGCTAAAGCCAGTCTATGGAAAAATGCCTGAGGATAAAGTCGATGGATACCGCAAAGCTTTTAATCAATATCTTAACGTTGTCGAAGACTATCAAAGTAAAACCCAATCCATTAAAGCAAAACATTTAGAGGAAGCAAGACTGTTTGCCGAAATAGAGCAGCGGCGAGCAGACGAAGACCGCATCAAACAGGCGATTGGAGATGATCTGGATGCCAGTCTGCCGTTATTTCATACATATATACTAGATCTTTATAACGGATTGAAGCTAGCTTTAACTGACTTCCTATATCAAGAATATCAGGCTTATCGATATTTGGTTCTTAGCAAGGACCTTTTCCCATCGATTCGGGATAGTCATGTAGCTGAGCTCAGTCGCATCCATGCTGAAATCACAGTGAAATTAAAAGATGCGTTAAATGCTTCAGAAAATCCAGTACAGCCATTCAAAAATGTAACTATTATTTTCAATGAAGAATCCTTCCCAGAACAGTTCGAAGCGTTACGTGAACACAAACCGGCCTTTTTCCCTTTGTCTATAGATAATCAACTCATACGGGAGAAAATTGCAGGTAAAGCGCACATGATGGTTAGTGATTGTCATGTTCAATTGCCTGGAGCCCGGCATTCGGTGGGGAGTATTCATACGGAATATACCCACTATGGTCATTCAACGTTTCTGAATTTATATGGTGAGCGGTTTGATTTTGTTCATAATAAAAGCCATGGTTTCTATGAATATGAAGTAACACCCGAAGAAGAAAATGGAATTACAGGTGTATCTGCTGAAAAAATAATCAACCAATCCGGCGGAGCAGTAGGTGATGGGACTACCCGAATCATGCCAGGTTTACTATCCCTCTGGTCTATTGAGGTACCGCTAGAGGATCGAAGCGGATGCAAGCTGAACGAAGACGTTAATCTAAATGATGTTAAGAAAATCGTAATGACCTTGGCCGGAAAAGCAGAAGCTTATGCTCCTAAGAATCTATCCGGCAAATTGAGTGCTTTTGCTGTGCCAAAACCTATGAATAGTAGTGACATATTCGCTGATAATGAAATGTTCAGCCTGCCAGGAATAGAACCAGATGCTGTAACTGTCGAGGAGAAATTACCTGATTCAATTGTTATAGAACTATAAGCCTCAGAACAGAAAAAGGAGATCTCGGATGAGTGATCAATATGTTGGCGAAATTCGTATGTTTGCAGGCAATTATTCTCCTAAAGGATGGGCTTTTTGCGATGGTGCGATTCTCCCTATTACAGGTAATGAGAGTCTCTACTCAATCATTGGAGTAACGTATGGCGGGGATGGAACAACTAATTTTAAATTGCCTGATTTGAGAGGGAGACTGCCTCTTCATAAAGGAACCAATAGTAAAAGTGGCACCGAATATACAATGGGTCAAACAGGAGGGACGGAGACGGTCGCTTTAACTTTAGCGCAGTTACCAGCGCATACCCACATTGTTAATGCTGAATCTACTGCAGGAATTATAGGCGATCCGAAAAATGCATTTTGGGCAGCTAGCGCGTCAAAACAGTATTCGGCAGATAAGAATCCTACTGGACTTATGAATACAGCATCCGTTTCATCAACCGGTGGAAGCAGCCCGCATAACAATTTGATGCCTTATTTACCCGTTTCCTTTATTATTGCGCTTCAAGGCCTATATCCGTCACAATGATAATTAATAAAGAGTAGGAGATTAAAAAGATGGCAGAACCCTTTATAGGTGAAATTCGCCTATTCGCTTTTGCGTATGGAAACCCTCCACA from Paenibacillus polygoni encodes the following:
- a CDS encoding DUF2264 domain-containing protein encodes the protein MIHSRKIWLESMFRIADPVLESLSNRKLKELMPVDSPLVGRETYAHLEALGRLLAGIAPWLERKQDGEEEVLRDKYAVMARQAIDAGTDPNSPDFMNFTEGGQPLVDAAFLSHAIVRAPQELYGQLEPRVKQQLIECLKKTRRIKAVPSNWLLFSAMVEAALYMMGEEDFDVMRVDYALKQHEHWYLGDGTYGDGPHFHWDYYNSFVIQPMLIDIHLTFKGMYPDWDSAYEFVLSRARRYGAVLERMISPEGTFPPVGRSLAYRFGAFQLLSQLALMETLPEELDGGSVRCALTAVLQRTLAGEDTFDENGWLRIGFCGNQPDLAEGYISTGSLYLCSTLFLPLGLSSDHPFWSMRDAPWTQKRAWSGQSFPLDQSVF
- a CDS encoding M15 family metallopeptidase, whose translation is MSTLTEVQAKSAPIISQIQNEAVRLATLKLIERCYKRGVEIRITQGFRTTEEQNALYAQGRTTPGPIVTNARGGQSYHNYSLAIDFVLIKGGYNMQYDGDSDGIADWVEVVTEAKALGFAWGGDWKSFKDDPHFEMSFGLSLADLRSGKRPSSTQISKAISQINALDDKEEERMSEQLEKKLDEFKKAAEAQFTALDEKFKLLEKRHAVPAWADKLLSDMKQKNLITSTNDKGYDFSTIAQMMKNAGMLEKTFLDHVAQINKGEHKNESK
- a CDS encoding family 43 glycosylhydrolase; the protein is MIKQGVNPYLPSWEYVPDGEPHLFQDRVYVYGSHDRFNGHAFCLNDYVCWSAPADHLTDWRYEGVIYEKTDDPLNQDGHMCLYAPDVTLGPDGRYYLYYVLDKVSVVSVAVCDTPAGKYEFYGYVQYEDGTRLGEREGDQPQFDPAVLWEGDQVYLYTGFCAVGDRTRKGAMATVIGPDMLTIKEEPVIIVPSEPFSKGTGFEGHEFFEAPSIRKRGDMYYVVYSSVVMHELCYATSHHPTKDFMYRGVIVSNNDLHMDTYKPADKPMYYGGNNHGGMVEVNEQWYIFYHRHTNGTSFSRQGCFEPISFLEDGTIPQVEITTSGPNGGPLIGQGEYPAYLACNLFTNIDELYTGSFGAWMDGRFPKITQDGKDGDEEVGYIANMQDSAVAGFKYFHCEGIKRVKIKTRGYARGSFEVKTDWNGPSLGSIPIDFTNIWTTYTAEITIPDGDHALYFQYKGMGNASLASFTLESS
- a CDS encoding sugar-binding protein, with the protein product MKNGIGLLLHPITKMLTVGSLVFMLSLGSLPDISAAAVKAEPAFTQNDVLVTKSVNKEAPVKTDPGKISVGTNGLDSKGRMVAQFGSPVIDGKIDPIWNKAHSVSPKHVSANIDTSATFKALWDDRALYILAEVKDKNLSVQSGTPHMQDSVEVFLDENNDKTTDYGAEDLHIRVNYENALSVDNGDPNLYYTAAKKVKDGYVIETRIALKTKPENGKVLGIELQINDAVGTERIGSLNLFDATETAWNDPSKFGEILLTGKAKKDVSGLNPYDLFSLVKNALQLDFKLYKNANLVTDALTNVVTESVLIGQKITQEQIDSQYAAITSAISKLEMTEEAANEKYFKPLPNAYRAENTKSGKIESIHYKTPNVKDGMDDKKLNVYLPYGYDASATDKKYNVLYMMHGGGENEDLLFGGPGQSKELKKILDNMIALGDIEPLIVVTPTFNGGKNDVALFHEELIDTIVPLVEKKYNTYAKSGSLEDLKNSREHRAFGGFSMGSVTTWYTFIHALDYFKYYIPLSGDSWVIEQRGGGLQPEKTAEYLANVAKKSGYKLQDYYIFSATGKLDIAYPNLKPQIDAMKKLTDVFIYSSDTKKGNFYFMAADSGTHAWNWQNQYIYNILPDLFSN
- a CDS encoding coiled-coil domain-containing protein — translated: MSQFYIMEEEPQMGVMEITGQSLYSGVQRGKKEEWIYLTAADLILNQDYFSDVTAHYLIQADTIHFAGSLTLPGRNLTLNARVISSDGEVSISTSGTPVPIEKDFVRQPKANSGDMAVRSGDNGGNGDDGFAGGDGMSGGHIVLVAERFDLQGQLKLSASGSNGGRGQDGGDGMNGRDGENGRDAETHWFSSDDSSEPGKDGGNGGKAGNAGRSGNGGNAGHIFVGYVSDCAEQKITMESQPGVAGAPTHPGKFGTGARGGIGGRKFKVVTGRTTAVKIVSQEREPSGSNGKDGDPGIYAANPVDGQPANTGVFQLQYGQFYGVKVDKTEIYTDFSTLDLESALSASLERQMLTLNKAGLAYLTGSEEKLEEAAILLNWLLETTPDETWFDSIRALDSYSSLQKSMLDTSIQWFSLRNKAIILLSQLGQGLDYFGHPWNWVPLMPLDKYQDLGSNLINAAQQAETLYLDYLKAENDQRGRVKILRDAMSVAEKRINDLEDQRQKSIVDGERFVSEASELYESISSNEKNLQNVAEEFVEELRSKLAMDSLKATFDLVVNGVALVTNVTPALTALKTGGAIASAVSNYWNTGKTIVIDDTFKSDKTIAKEKKEKEEELSKSLKNVSTVFSSGLGVLKSGAELVDLLGQIEEARDSFGYRSSMLTMSREQFDDMLKPVYGKMPEDKVDGYRKAFNQYLNVVEDYQSKTQSIKAKHLEEARLFAEIEQRRADEDRIKQAIGDDLDASLPLFHTYILDLYNGLKLALTDFLYQEYQAYRYLVLSKDLFPSIRDSHVAELSRIHAEITVKLKDALNASENPVQPFKNVTIIFNEESFPEQFEALREHKPAFFPLSIDNQLIREKIAGKAHMMVSDCHVQLPGARHSVGSIHTEYTHYGHSTFLNLYGERFDFVHNKSHGFYEYEVTPEEENGITGVSAEKIINQSGGAVGDGTTRIMPGLLSLWSIEVPLEDRSGCKLNEDVNLNDVKKIVMTLAGKAEAYAPKNLSGKLSAFAVPKPMNSSDIFADNEMFSLPGIEPDAVTVEEKLPDSIVIEL
- a CDS encoding phage tail protein, which gives rise to MSDQYVGEIRMFAGNYSPKGWAFCDGAILPITGNESLYSIIGVTYGGDGTTNFKLPDLRGRLPLHKGTNSKSGTEYTMGQTGGTETVALTLAQLPAHTHIVNAESTAGIIGDPKNAFWAASASKQYSADKNPTGLMNTASVSSTGGSSPHNNLMPYLPVSFIIALQGLYPSQ